A genomic segment from Alistipes senegalensis JC50 encodes:
- the tilS gene encoding tRNA lysidine(34) synthetase TilS, producing MNLIETFQRYIEENSLATHDDRILLTVSGGVDSMVMLSLFTRCGYRVGVAHCNFQLRGTESDEDEVLVEEEAKKYGVEFYNKRFETKAEMERTGESMEMAARRLRYAWFDALSHEHGYTAVAIAHHADDSIETFFINLLRGTGLRGLTGISTQVGKIIRPLLFASRREILEYAVQNRIPFREDSSNRSTKYLRNKIRLGLIPRIREINPKFTSLMSRNLARLTDAQLFINHGIERIRGEAVTSEAGIDTIRLDRIDPAFPQGFVIYELLSSGYGFKGDVIDSLCHALEQGATGRRFYAREHVACIDRGRIVVAPVAPDDACLTTVPKGALRSYCGNSVLYYEYCDIDTIKNFGVPEHIAQIDADRLQFPLTLRRWQEGDWFVPFGMTGRKKVSDFLVDAKVSVAEKQRQFVLVSGGEIAWLVGRRIDDRYRLTSETENVLRITKEIV from the coding sequence ATGAACCTGATCGAAACGTTCCAGCGCTACATCGAAGAGAACAGCCTCGCCACGCACGACGACCGCATCCTGCTGACCGTCTCGGGCGGCGTGGACTCGATGGTGATGCTCTCGCTGTTCACCCGCTGCGGCTACCGGGTGGGCGTTGCCCACTGCAACTTCCAGCTGCGGGGCACGGAGAGCGACGAGGACGAAGTGCTGGTGGAAGAGGAGGCGAAAAAATACGGCGTGGAGTTCTACAACAAGCGCTTCGAGACCAAGGCCGAGATGGAGCGCACGGGCGAGTCGATGGAGATGGCGGCCCGGCGGCTGCGCTACGCCTGGTTCGACGCCCTGAGCCATGAGCACGGCTATACGGCCGTGGCCATCGCCCACCACGCCGACGACTCGATAGAGACCTTTTTCATCAACCTGCTGCGCGGCACCGGGCTGCGGGGACTGACGGGCATCTCGACCCAGGTGGGGAAGATCATCCGCCCGCTGCTGTTCGCCTCGCGCCGGGAGATACTCGAATACGCCGTGCAGAACCGCATCCCCTTCCGGGAGGATTCGTCGAACCGCTCGACCAAATACCTGCGCAACAAGATCCGGCTGGGGCTCATCCCCCGCATCCGCGAGATCAACCCCAAGTTCACGAGCCTGATGAGCCGCAACCTCGCGCGGCTGACCGACGCCCAGCTGTTCATCAACCACGGCATCGAGCGCATCCGCGGCGAGGCGGTCACGTCGGAGGCGGGGATCGACACGATCCGCCTCGACCGGATCGACCCGGCGTTCCCGCAGGGGTTCGTGATCTACGAACTCCTCAGTTCGGGATACGGGTTCAAGGGCGACGTGATCGACTCGCTGTGCCACGCCCTCGAACAGGGGGCCACGGGACGGCGGTTCTACGCCCGGGAGCACGTGGCCTGCATCGACCGCGGACGAATCGTCGTGGCGCCGGTCGCCCCCGACGACGCGTGTCTCACGACGGTGCCGAAAGGAGCCCTGCGCAGCTACTGCGGCAACTCGGTGCTCTACTACGAATACTGCGACATCGACACGATCAAGAATTTCGGCGTCCCGGAGCACATCGCGCAGATAGACGCCGACCGGCTGCAATTCCCGCTCACGCTCCGCCGCTGGCAGGAGGGCGACTGGTTCGTGCCCTTCGGCATGACGGGCCGCAAGAAGGTGTCGGACTTCCTCGTCGATGCCAAAGTCTCCGTGGCCGAGAAACAGCGGCAGTTCGTGCTCGTGTCGGGCGGCGAAATCGCGTGGCTCGTCGGCCGCCGCATCGACGACCGCTACCGGCTGACGTCCGAAACGGAAAACGTGCTGCGCATCACCAAAGAGATCGTTTAA
- a CDS encoding TlpA disulfide reductase family protein: protein MKKILILAAAAAVLCSCGNKNKYTVEGTVAGANDKVYLLDEEDTVLDSAVVKNGKFRLSGIAEAPAVAILRDARDQGATFAAMLILEPGRITVSDDAENAYRKKVTGTPANDASDAYAAASHALVNEFRDEATGEERRAAIEKEYDQLTRTTMEQNRTNLFGALLLAQQLGYELSGQELLDEIALFPEELQRNSVLESLKESAEQKIRTDVGQPYTDVAQPDAEGQEVSLKSVVENPANKYVLLDFWASWCGPCMGEVPHLKKAYDEFHKKGFEIYGVSFDKDREKWLEAIDRNGMNWVHVSEVNGFDNQAARDYAVQGIPSNFLIAADGTIVARNLRGEALYGKIAELLAR from the coding sequence ATGAAAAAGATCCTGATCCTCGCAGCGGCGGCCGCCGTGCTGTGCAGCTGCGGAAACAAAAACAAATACACCGTCGAGGGGACCGTCGCCGGCGCCAACGACAAAGTATACCTGCTCGACGAAGAGGATACCGTCCTCGACTCGGCGGTCGTCAAAAACGGCAAATTCCGCCTCTCGGGCATCGCCGAAGCTCCGGCCGTGGCGATCCTGCGCGACGCCCGCGACCAGGGTGCGACGTTCGCCGCGATGCTGATCCTCGAACCGGGACGGATCACCGTGAGCGACGATGCGGAAAATGCCTACCGCAAGAAGGTGACGGGCACGCCGGCCAATGACGCCAGCGACGCCTATGCCGCGGCCAGCCACGCGCTGGTCAACGAGTTCCGCGACGAGGCCACCGGCGAAGAACGCCGCGCCGCGATCGAAAAGGAGTACGACCAGCTGACCCGCACGACGATGGAGCAGAACCGCACGAATCTCTTCGGCGCACTGCTGCTGGCTCAGCAGCTGGGATACGAGCTTTCGGGACAGGAGCTGCTGGACGAAATCGCCCTCTTCCCCGAGGAGCTGCAACGGAACAGCGTGCTCGAATCGCTCAAAGAGAGCGCCGAACAGAAGATCAGAACCGATGTGGGACAGCCCTACACCGACGTAGCACAACCCGATGCCGAGGGGCAGGAGGTGTCGCTCAAATCGGTCGTCGAAAACCCGGCGAACAAATACGTCCTGCTCGACTTCTGGGCTTCGTGGTGCGGGCCCTGCATGGGCGAAGTTCCCCACCTGAAAAAGGCTTACGACGAGTTCCACAAAAAGGGATTCGAGATCTACGGCGTATCGTTCGACAAGGACCGTGAGAAATGGCTCGAAGCCATCGACCGCAACGGCATGAACTGGGTGCACGTCAGCGAGGTGAACGGATTCGACAACCAGGCCGCCCGGGATTACGCCGTGCAGGGGATTCCGTCGAACTTCCTGATCGCCGCCGACGGCACGATCGTCGCCAGAAACCTCCGCGGCGAAGCGCTTTACGGGAAGATCGCCGAACTGTTGGCCCGATAG
- the murB gene encoding UDP-N-acetylmuramate dehydrogenase, translating into MIREFHQISLRTRNSFGVDQQAARLVEFETPEDLNTLFAAGIPEKWTVLAGGNNILFTRDYDGVLLTPVARGITLLSDDGDEVRVRADAGVEWDDLVEWAVGRGLWGIENLSLIPGKAGAAPVQNIGAYGCEAKDAIRRVEMYCVETGAMLTLDAAHCGFGYRESVFKHDLKGRVIITAVEIALTHTPRPRLGYGDVEREVEARGGATLRNIREAICAIRRAKLPDPAVLGNAGSFFKNPVVGAAVAERLLAEYPDMPHYPAPEGRVKLAAGWLIDRAGMKGRRKGAVGVHERQALVLVNHGGATGGEVIAFAHEVQERVREKFGIEIDTEVNIL; encoded by the coding sequence ATGATCCGAGAATTTCACCAAATCAGCCTGCGCACGCGCAACAGCTTCGGCGTCGATCAGCAGGCCGCGCGCCTCGTCGAATTCGAAACGCCCGAAGACCTGAACACGCTCTTCGCCGCAGGGATTCCTGAAAAATGGACGGTCCTGGCCGGAGGCAACAACATCCTCTTCACCCGGGACTACGACGGCGTGCTCCTGACTCCCGTCGCCCGGGGGATCACCCTCCTGAGCGACGACGGCGACGAGGTCCGCGTGCGGGCCGATGCGGGCGTCGAGTGGGACGATCTGGTGGAATGGGCCGTCGGACGCGGACTGTGGGGCATCGAGAACCTCTCGCTGATCCCCGGCAAGGCGGGCGCGGCGCCGGTGCAGAACATCGGGGCCTACGGCTGCGAGGCGAAGGACGCGATCCGCCGGGTCGAGATGTACTGCGTCGAGACGGGCGCAATGCTGACGCTCGACGCCGCGCACTGCGGATTCGGATACCGCGAGAGCGTCTTCAAACACGACCTGAAAGGGCGGGTGATCATCACCGCCGTCGAGATCGCCCTCACGCACACGCCCCGGCCCCGGCTGGGCTACGGCGACGTGGAGCGCGAGGTCGAGGCCCGCGGCGGAGCGACGCTGCGCAACATCCGCGAAGCGATCTGCGCGATCCGCCGCGCGAAGCTCCCCGACCCGGCCGTGCTGGGCAACGCGGGCAGCTTCTTCAAGAATCCGGTGGTCGGGGCGGCCGTGGCGGAACGCCTGCTCGCGGAGTATCCCGACATGCCGCACTACCCCGCTCCCGAAGGCCGCGTGAAGCTGGCCGCCGGGTGGCTGATCGACCGGGCCGGGATGAAAGGCCGCCGCAAGGGGGCCGTGGGGGTCCACGAACGGCAGGCGCTGGTGCTGGTGAACCACGGCGGCGCCACGGGCGGCGAGGTGATCGCCTTCGCGCACGAGGTGCAGGAGCGGGTCCGCGAGAAATTCGGCATCGAAATAGATACGGAGGTTAACATCTTATAA
- a CDS encoding aminotransferase class IV, whose translation MTELYLYQTVHLARGRARNAEAHAAQLDAASRELFGRGYAPARLAARIEALAAAERYPTGVSGFVRIELGADGEERLTPAGVSLYDGYALRSLQPEAVTLRYDLPLTEAPTSAREAAAQLARRMAEHAGADVAVRCDREGILREADDAPLFAVAGHTVLAAPGTQSVERELAVRAVRAAGLELREEPFGCGELPRIDELFFADHRGITALARCDGQPLMSLIAERIALVMEGLFPKK comes from the coding sequence TTGACGGAGCTCTACCTATATCAGACGGTCCACCTCGCCCGGGGCCGCGCCCGCAATGCGGAGGCGCACGCCGCACAGCTCGACGCCGCATCGCGCGAGCTGTTCGGCCGGGGATATGCACCCGCACGCCTCGCGGCCCGCATCGAGGCCCTCGCCGCCGCGGAACGCTATCCGACGGGGGTGTCGGGATTCGTGCGCATCGAATTGGGGGCCGACGGCGAGGAGCGTCTCACCCCCGCGGGGGTGTCGCTCTACGACGGCTACGCTCTCCGGAGCCTCCAGCCCGAGGCCGTGACGCTCCGCTACGACCTGCCGCTCACCGAGGCCCCGACCTCGGCCCGCGAAGCGGCGGCGCAGCTGGCCCGCCGTATGGCGGAGCACGCGGGAGCCGATGTCGCCGTGCGTTGCGACCGGGAGGGAATCCTCCGCGAAGCCGACGACGCCCCGCTGTTCGCCGTCGCGGGACACACGGTGCTGGCGGCCCCCGGCACGCAGAGCGTCGAACGGGAACTGGCCGTGCGGGCCGTACGGGCCGCGGGGCTGGAGCTGCGCGAGGAGCCTTTCGGATGCGGGGAGCTGCCGCGGATCGACGAACTCTTCTTCGCCGACCACCGGGGCATCACCGCCCTCGCACGCTGCGACGGGCAGCCGCTGATGTCGCTCATCGCCGAGCGCATCGCCCTCGTCATGGAGGGGCTGTTTCCGAAAAAATAG
- a CDS encoding efflux RND transporter periplasmic adaptor subunit — MNKKKKWIITAVILVVFCLALGLYNLMNGKGAAEPDADAAVVPRRASILNVNGLVIRPQQLTDGITTVGNLLPDEEVDLSFETSGKIVAINFREGTAVKKGDLLAKVNDQPLLAQLRRYEAQLKLAEDRVYRQSALLEKDAVSQEAYEQARTELATLNADIDIVKSNIALTELRAPFDGVIGLRNVSEGAYASPNVVVAKLAKIQPLKIDLFVPERYANQIKPGTKLSFTVDGQQATFQGAVYATESKIDLATHTFAVRAHYSNAQGRLLPGRFVTVQIRLHDIPDAIAVPTEAIVPEMGVDKVYLCKGGRAHAVEVTTGLRTDAEIQILEGLSVGDTLITSGTLQLREGLPVKLDTVE, encoded by the coding sequence ATGAACAAAAAGAAAAAATGGATCATTACGGCCGTTATTCTCGTGGTATTCTGCCTGGCTCTGGGCCTCTATAACCTCATGAACGGCAAAGGAGCCGCCGAGCCCGATGCCGATGCCGCGGTCGTCCCGCGCCGGGCGAGCATCCTGAACGTCAACGGGCTCGTCATACGCCCCCAGCAGCTGACCGACGGGATCACCACCGTAGGCAACCTGCTGCCCGACGAGGAGGTGGACCTCTCGTTCGAGACCTCGGGCAAGATCGTGGCGATCAATTTCAGGGAGGGCACCGCCGTCAAAAAAGGCGACCTGCTGGCCAAGGTGAACGACCAGCCGCTGCTGGCCCAGTTGCGCCGCTACGAGGCGCAGCTCAAATTGGCCGAGGACCGCGTATACCGCCAGAGCGCCCTCCTGGAGAAAGACGCCGTCAGCCAGGAAGCCTACGAACAGGCCCGCACGGAGCTGGCGACGCTCAACGCCGACATCGACATTGTGAAATCGAACATCGCGCTCACGGAGCTTCGCGCACCGTTCGACGGCGTGATCGGCCTGCGGAACGTCAGCGAGGGCGCCTACGCCTCGCCGAACGTCGTGGTGGCCAAACTGGCCAAGATACAGCCGCTGAAAATCGACCTTTTCGTCCCGGAACGCTACGCCAATCAGATCAAACCCGGCACGAAGCTCTCGTTCACGGTCGATGGACAGCAGGCGACTTTCCAGGGCGCGGTCTACGCCACCGAATCGAAAATCGACCTGGCGACGCACACTTTCGCCGTGCGCGCCCACTACTCCAATGCACAGGGACGGCTGCTGCCGGGCCGCTTCGTCACGGTGCAGATCCGCCTGCACGACATTCCCGACGCCATCGCCGTGCCGACCGAAGCCATCGTTCCCGAGATGGGCGTGGACAAGGTCTACCTCTGCAAAGGGGGCCGGGCGCACGCCGTGGAGGTGACGACCGGCCTGCGGACCGACGCCGAAATACAGATACTCGAAGGACTCAGCGTCGGCGACACGCTCATCACCTCCGGAACCCTCCAGCTGCGCGAGGGTCTGCCCGTCAAACTCGACACCGTCGAATAA
- the ruvC gene encoding crossover junction endodeoxyribonuclease RuvC — protein MGIDPGTNYMGYGVLEVEGRTVRSVVLGDIDLHKLPDPYAKLRYIFERVGVLIDEYAPHEVALESPFFGENVQSMLKLGRAQGVAMAAALSRGIDVFEYAPMRIKQSITGRGSAAKEQVASIVCRTLTIDRPPRRLDATDGMAVALCHYFTTASPIQAALGSERVKGLGGGKKAASKKGSQSWEQFLKKNPDREIK, from the coding sequence ATGGGCATCGACCCCGGCACGAATTACATGGGTTACGGCGTGCTGGAGGTCGAAGGACGCACGGTACGCTCCGTCGTGCTGGGCGACATCGACCTGCACAAGCTTCCGGACCCCTACGCCAAACTGCGCTATATCTTCGAGCGGGTCGGGGTGCTGATCGACGAATACGCCCCGCACGAAGTGGCGCTGGAGTCGCCGTTCTTCGGCGAGAACGTGCAGTCGATGCTTAAACTGGGACGTGCTCAGGGGGTGGCGATGGCGGCTGCGCTGAGCCGCGGGATCGACGTATTCGAATACGCTCCGATGCGCATCAAACAGTCGATCACCGGCCGCGGATCGGCCGCCAAGGAGCAGGTCGCCTCGATCGTCTGCCGCACGCTCACCATCGACCGGCCCCCCAGGCGTCTCGACGCCACGGACGGCATGGCCGTCGCGCTGTGCCACTATTTCACCACGGCCAGTCCGATCCAGGCCGCATTGGGCAGCGAACGGGTGAAAGGTCTCGGCGGCGGCAAGAAAGCCGCCTCGAAGAAGGGTTCGCAAAGCTGGGAACAGTTTCTAAAAAAGAACCCCGACCGGGAGATCAAATAA
- the lpxD gene encoding UDP-3-O-(3-hydroxymyristoyl)glucosamine N-acyltransferase, producing the protein MMEFSAEMIAGFLGGEIVGDKNAKVHTVSSIEEGKAGSLSYLTNPKYEQFLYTTGASIVLVDRAFTPSQPVAATLVKVDDAGACVLKLLEMYNAAKPRRKGISDRASVAPEAEVGDECYIGDFAVVEEGVRIGKGCQIYPQVYLGRGVTVGDNTVLYPGVKIYEGCAVGANCILHAGVVIGADGFGFMPNAQGGFDKIPQLGNVVIEDDVEIGANTCIDRAKTDSTVIRRGVKLDNLIQIGHNVQIGENTVSSAQTGIAGTSKVGRNCILAGQVGIADHVVIGDRVKIGSKSGLDKDVPDDEIRFGYPALPGMQYHRSAAVFKRLPELEKQVRALEKRLAELTKNQ; encoded by the coding sequence ATGATGGAATTTTCAGCTGAAATGATCGCCGGATTTCTGGGCGGCGAAATCGTCGGCGACAAAAACGCCAAGGTGCACACCGTTTCGTCGATCGAGGAGGGCAAGGCCGGATCGCTGAGCTACCTCACCAATCCCAAATACGAACAGTTTCTCTACACCACGGGCGCGTCGATCGTGCTGGTCGATCGGGCCTTCACGCCCTCGCAGCCGGTGGCTGCGACGCTCGTCAAGGTGGACGACGCCGGGGCCTGCGTCCTGAAGCTCCTCGAAATGTACAACGCCGCCAAACCCCGCCGCAAGGGAATCAGCGACCGCGCGTCGGTAGCGCCCGAAGCCGAGGTGGGCGACGAGTGTTACATCGGCGACTTCGCGGTCGTCGAGGAGGGCGTGCGCATCGGCAAGGGGTGTCAGATCTATCCGCAGGTCTACCTCGGACGCGGCGTCACCGTCGGCGACAACACCGTACTCTACCCCGGGGTGAAGATCTACGAAGGGTGCGCCGTGGGCGCGAACTGCATCCTGCACGCCGGCGTGGTGATCGGCGCCGACGGTTTCGGATTCATGCCCAATGCGCAGGGAGGCTTCGACAAGATTCCCCAGCTGGGCAACGTCGTCATCGAAGACGACGTGGAGATCGGCGCCAACACCTGCATCGACCGCGCCAAGACCGACTCGACCGTCATCCGCCGCGGCGTGAAGCTCGACAACCTGATCCAGATCGGCCACAACGTGCAGATCGGCGAGAACACCGTGTCGTCGGCCCAGACCGGCATTGCGGGAACTTCGAAAGTCGGCCGCAACTGCATCCTCGCGGGACAGGTGGGCATCGCCGACCACGTCGTGATCGGCGACCGCGTGAAGATCGGCTCGAAGAGCGGACTCGACAAGGACGTTCCCGACGACGAAATCCGCTTCGGATACCCCGCCCTCCCGGGCATGCAGTACCACCGTTCGGCAGCCGTGTTCAAACGCCTGCCCGAACTGGAAAAGCAGGTCCGTGCGCTGGAAAAACGACTCGCAGAACTCACCAAAAACCAATAA
- the coaD gene encoding pantetheine-phosphate adenylyltransferase, which translates to MERTAIFPGSFDPFTRGHAALVEEALNLFDRVVIGIGNNTSKQGLLTVENRKRLIDDVFRNEERVEARVYTGLTGEFAETMGACAIIRGVRNTTDFEYERTMESTNHRIYPDITTVMLFTPSPVADISSSTVREVLSFGRNVEEFMPEGIDINKYL; encoded by the coding sequence ATGGAAAGGACAGCCATATTCCCCGGGTCGTTCGACCCGTTCACACGCGGCCACGCCGCGCTGGTCGAAGAGGCGCTGAATCTCTTCGACCGCGTGGTGATCGGCATCGGCAACAACACCTCCAAACAGGGGCTGCTGACGGTCGAGAACCGCAAACGGCTCATCGACGACGTATTCCGCAACGAAGAGCGCGTGGAGGCCCGCGTCTACACCGGGCTGACGGGCGAATTCGCCGAGACGATGGGCGCCTGCGCCATCATCCGCGGCGTGAGGAACACCACCGACTTCGAATACGAACGCACGATGGAGTCCACCAACCACCGCATCTACCCCGACATCACGACCGTCATGCTCTTCACCCCCTCGCCCGTGGCCGACATCTCGTCATCGACCGTGCGCGAGGTGCTCTCGTTCGGCCGCAACGTCGAGGAGTTCATGCCCGAAGGAATAGACATCAACAAGTATCTATGA
- a CDS encoding DUF4301 family protein, with the protein MFTQQDLQQIAGHGLTLGQVETQLENFRRGFPFLNVVRAASPGDGVTVVDRAQADETAARYEAAAGRLGIVKFVPASGAATRMFKELFGFVNDGKRGKGIDTLLENIEKFAFWPELKAVLPAGADDRTVVSAIVNDGLNYGRKPKGLVTFHAYPEGARKAVEEHLVEGATYAAAKGVARIHFTVSPEHVAGFEELLAEKVPFYEKRFGIRYDISFSVQKPATDTIAVNPDNTPFRQDDGTLLFRPAGHGALIENLNEIDADLIFIKNIDNVTTDARRGDTIRYKKVLAGILLDLEERSFEYLKALEVGGAELEPIAEFIEKQLCVKLPADYDSALLRAVLDRPIRVCGMVRNEGEPGGGPFWVGNPDGTESLQIAESSQISPDDLPLMQSATHFNPVDIVCGVRDSKGRKFDLRKYTDPSTGFISSKSAGGRDLRAQELPGLWNGAMARWNTVFVDVPITTFSPVKVVQDLLRPQHQ; encoded by the coding sequence ATGTTTACTCAACAGGATTTACAACAGATCGCCGGCCACGGCCTCACCCTCGGACAGGTCGAAACCCAGCTGGAGAATTTCCGCCGCGGATTTCCTTTTCTGAACGTCGTGCGGGCCGCTTCGCCGGGCGACGGCGTGACGGTGGTCGATCGGGCGCAGGCCGACGAGACCGCGGCCCGTTACGAGGCTGCCGCCGGGCGTCTGGGCATCGTGAAGTTCGTGCCCGCCTCGGGCGCCGCGACGCGCATGTTCAAGGAGCTGTTCGGGTTCGTCAACGACGGCAAGCGCGGCAAGGGCATCGACACCCTGCTGGAAAATATCGAGAAATTCGCCTTCTGGCCCGAGCTGAAAGCCGTGCTTCCGGCCGGGGCCGACGACCGGACGGTCGTCAGCGCCATCGTGAACGACGGTCTGAACTACGGCCGCAAGCCCAAGGGGCTGGTCACCTTCCACGCCTATCCCGAGGGGGCCCGCAAGGCCGTCGAGGAGCATCTGGTCGAGGGGGCGACCTATGCCGCCGCGAAGGGTGTGGCGCGCATCCATTTCACCGTCTCACCCGAGCACGTCGCCGGATTCGAGGAGCTGCTCGCCGAGAAGGTGCCGTTCTATGAAAAACGCTTCGGCATCCGTTACGACATCTCGTTCTCGGTGCAGAAGCCGGCGACCGACACCATCGCCGTGAATCCCGACAACACGCCTTTCCGGCAGGACGACGGCACGCTGCTGTTCCGTCCCGCGGGCCACGGGGCGCTGATCGAGAACCTGAACGAGATCGACGCCGACCTGATCTTCATCAAGAATATCGACAACGTGACGACCGACGCCCGGCGCGGCGACACGATCCGTTATAAAAAGGTGCTTGCGGGCATTCTGCTCGACCTCGAAGAGCGTTCTTTCGAATACCTCAAGGCGCTCGAAGTGGGCGGCGCCGAGCTGGAACCCATCGCCGAATTCATCGAAAAACAGCTTTGCGTGAAGCTCCCCGCCGACTACGATTCGGCGTTGCTGCGCGCCGTGCTGGACCGTCCGATCCGCGTCTGCGGCATGGTCCGCAACGAGGGCGAGCCGGGCGGCGGGCCCTTCTGGGTCGGGAATCCCGACGGCACCGAGTCGTTGCAGATCGCCGAGTCGAGCCAGATTTCGCCCGACGACCTGCCGCTGATGCAGTCGGCCACGCATTTCAATCCCGTGGACATCGTCTGCGGCGTGCGCGATTCGAAGGGCCGGAAATTCGACCTGCGCAAATACACCGACCCCTCGACGGGCTTCATCTCGTCGAAATCGGCGGGCGGCCGCGACCTGCGGGCCCAGGAGCTTCCGGGGTTGTGGAACGGCGCGATGGCCCGCTGGAACACGGTCTTCGTCGATGTGCCGATCACGACCTTCTCGCCCGTCAAGGTGGTGCAGGACCTCCTGCGCCCTCAGCACCAGTAG
- the holA gene encoding DNA polymerase III subunit delta, translated as MAKSTVKFKDSVAEYERIAAEIAARRFSGIYLLMGEESYFIDALAEQLAATILDEASRAFNQITVYGRDSEAGQIINLCRQMPMMGSYQVVILKEAQQLKGLDKLSLYTQKPSPTTVLVICHKEKNADKRSAFYKGCAANGTVLESVRPRDYEIAAWLQQFIRKQGLTIDAKALSMLTDHLGTDIAKISNELKKLTVSMPEGVKRITDADIEANIGISKDFNNFELCKAVATKDMGRALMIADHFARNPKDNPLLLTVMALFGQFRDIFVVNYLRWLAQHRGKPFPPDTELMRILRKNNVYVLGEIKQNAAAWNNRKVFNILGLLREYDAKSKGLNAGGAPDGELLRELLLKIFLL; from the coding sequence ATGGCAAAAAGCACCGTAAAGTTCAAGGACTCCGTCGCCGAATACGAGCGGATCGCCGCCGAGATCGCGGCGCGCCGGTTTTCGGGCATCTACCTGCTGATGGGCGAGGAGAGCTATTTCATCGACGCCCTCGCGGAGCAGCTGGCGGCGACGATTCTCGACGAGGCGTCGCGGGCCTTCAACCAGATCACCGTCTACGGACGCGACTCCGAGGCGGGGCAGATCATCAACCTCTGCCGCCAGATGCCCATGATGGGGTCGTATCAGGTGGTGATCCTCAAAGAGGCCCAGCAGCTCAAAGGGCTCGACAAACTCTCGCTCTACACCCAGAAGCCCTCGCCCACGACCGTCCTCGTGATCTGCCACAAGGAGAAGAACGCCGACAAGCGTTCGGCTTTCTACAAGGGGTGCGCGGCGAACGGCACGGTGCTGGAATCGGTGCGGCCGCGCGACTACGAAATCGCGGCGTGGTTGCAGCAGTTCATCCGGAAACAGGGGCTGACGATCGACGCCAAGGCGCTGTCGATGCTGACCGACCACCTGGGGACCGACATCGCCAAAATCTCCAACGAGCTGAAAAAACTCACCGTGTCGATGCCCGAGGGGGTGAAGCGCATCACCGACGCCGACATCGAGGCCAACATCGGCATCTCGAAGGATTTCAACAATTTCGAGCTGTGCAAGGCCGTGGCCACCAAGGACATGGGCCGCGCGCTGATGATCGCCGACCACTTCGCCCGCAACCCCAAGGACAACCCGCTGCTGCTGACGGTCATGGCGCTGTTCGGACAGTTCCGCGACATCTTCGTCGTCAACTACCTGCGCTGGCTCGCGCAGCATCGGGGAAAGCCCTTTCCGCCGGACACGGAGCTGATGCGCATCCTGCGCAAAAACAACGTCTACGTCCTCGGGGAGATCAAACAGAACGCCGCGGCGTGGAACAACCGCAAGGTGTTCAACATCCTGGGGCTGCTGCGCGAATACGACGCCAAGAGCAAGGGGCTCAACGCCGGAGGAGCTCCGGACGGCGAGCTGCTGCGCGAACTGCTGCTGAAAATCTTCCTGCTTTGA
- a CDS encoding DUF6549 family protein, whose protein sequence is MKKYLVLYAVAVTALFVCSHRRYCAENRRLVQNQTALTAEVAHYRTQAGQEAASAQVLRLRCGEFEALRAADAEEIRRLRLKIRRLEAAAKTVTATEAEIRTPLRDTVVVRSGDPHPVRDSVRLFRWRDPWVTVEGRIGHDSAVCRIRSIDTLRQVVHRIPRRFLFIRWGTKALRQEIVSTNPHTRIVHAEYVKIER, encoded by the coding sequence ATGAAAAAATACCTCGTGCTCTACGCCGTCGCCGTGACGGCGTTGTTCGTATGCTCCCACCGCCGCTACTGCGCCGAAAACCGGCGCCTCGTCCAGAACCAGACCGCTCTCACCGCCGAGGTCGCGCACTACCGCACGCAGGCCGGGCAGGAGGCCGCCTCGGCGCAGGTCCTGCGGCTGCGGTGCGGGGAGTTCGAAGCCCTGCGTGCGGCCGATGCCGAAGAGATCCGCCGGCTGAGGCTCAAAATCCGCCGGCTGGAGGCCGCCGCAAAGACCGTGACGGCCACCGAAGCCGAAATCCGCACGCCGCTGCGCGACACCGTCGTCGTCCGGTCCGGCGACCCGCACCCCGTGCGCGATTCGGTGCGGCTGTTCCGCTGGCGCGATCCGTGGGTCACCGTCGAGGGGCGCATCGGACACGACTCGGCCGTGTGCCGCATCCGCAGCATCGACACCCTGCGGCAGGTGGTCCACCGCATCCCCCGCCGCTTCCTCTTCATCCGCTGGGGCACGAAGGCGCTCCGGCAGGAGATCGTCTCGACGAACCCCCACACGCGGATCGTCCACGCCGAATACGTGAAAATCGAACGGTGA